In Lachnospiraceae bacterium, one DNA window encodes the following:
- the spoIVB gene encoding SpoIVB peptidase: MRGKSNFYKHLIRVFWLSLVIGTVGIWYYVDKSIPDRISVTEHDREEFTFSLPWRATVYSESEEVALGNESNIPADSITISSREPFSMYAGKKGSYQLDLKLFGVIKFKNIQVDVVDTTRLIPCGSPVGIYLKSRGIMVIGTGRITGENGMEMEPAVGKLKSGDYIEAFNGQKLGSKEELAEAVSHFQGENVTLTVRRNGEETEVRINPVKGTDGSCKLGVWVRDDTQGIGTVTYMDLNGKFGALGHGISDSDTGDLVETSGGNLYNTQILGIEKGKIGTPGMLSGVIYYGPKSEIGTVAENTDYGIFGTVNQTFLKEHRTDSMEAARRQEVKTGPALVRTSISGQVKDYSVEIQRIDMTGNKKNKSLVIKITDPELLNLTGGIIQGTSGSPLIQNGKIIGAITHVFVQDPTRGYGILIEDMISH; the protein is encoded by the coding sequence ATGAGGGGAAAATCTAACTTTTATAAGCATCTAATCCGGGTATTCTGGCTGTCTCTGGTCATAGGAACAGTGGGGATCTGGTACTATGTGGACAAAAGCATACCGGACCGGATCAGTGTAACAGAACATGACCGGGAAGAATTTACATTTTCCCTTCCATGGCGGGCTACTGTATACAGCGAAAGCGAGGAAGTGGCACTGGGAAATGAAAGCAATATCCCGGCGGATAGTATCACCATAAGCAGCAGAGAACCCTTTTCCATGTATGCAGGGAAAAAGGGAAGCTACCAGCTGGACCTGAAATTATTCGGTGTGATCAAATTTAAGAACATACAGGTAGATGTGGTAGATACCACCAGACTGATCCCCTGTGGCAGTCCTGTGGGTATTTATTTAAAGTCAAGAGGGATCATGGTCATTGGCACCGGACGCATTACCGGGGAAAATGGGATGGAAATGGAACCGGCAGTGGGAAAATTAAAGTCAGGGGATTATATTGAGGCTTTTAACGGGCAGAAGCTTGGGTCAAAGGAAGAGCTGGCAGAGGCAGTAAGCCATTTTCAGGGGGAAAATGTTACATTAACAGTTCGCAGGAACGGGGAAGAAACAGAAGTTAGGATAAATCCGGTAAAAGGAACTGACGGTTCCTGTAAATTAGGGGTATGGGTGCGGGATGATACCCAGGGGATCGGAACCGTGACCTATATGGATCTCAATGGGAAATTCGGGGCACTGGGACATGGAATCAGTGACAGTGACACCGGGGATCTGGTGGAGACCTCTGGCGGAAATCTTTATAATACCCAGATATTAGGAATTGAAAAGGGGAAAATAGGAACGCCGGGAATGCTTTCCGGGGTGATCTATTATGGGCCGAAGTCAGAGATTGGGACTGTAGCGGAAAATACAGATTATGGGATATTTGGAACTGTAAACCAGACTTTCTTAAAAGAACACAGGACCGATTCCATGGAGGCAGCCAGACGCCAGGAAGTAAAAACAGGACCTGCTCTGGTGCGTACCAGTATTTCAGGACAGGTGAAGGATTATTCTGTGGAAATACAGCGGATCGATATGACAGGAAATAAGAAAAATAAAAGCCTGGTGATCAAGATAACAGACCCGGAACTGTTAAATTTAACAGGTGGGATCATCCAGGGAACCAGCGGTTCACCGTTAATACAAAACGGAAAGATCATCGGAGCCATTACCCATGTGTTTGTCCAGGATCCTACAAGAGGATATGGGATATTGATCGAGGATATGATTTCCCACTAA
- the recN gene encoding DNA repair protein RecN, producing the protein MLLELHVKNLALIEKADVEFGEGLNILTGETGAGKSIIIGSVTMALGGKASKDVIRCGADHAYIELIFSVDSKEKKKALMQLGTEPTEEGMVIISRKIMPSRSVSRINDETVTMARLRQITGLLLDIHGQHEHQSLLYKSKHLEILDAYVKAQTQPVKRKIEEEYKNYCRLKERLLSFKTDEDARLREMDFLRFEIQEIENGEVKEGEEEDLTLKYRRFAHARRIAEELENARELLQRDFAAQALRSVEQAAEYDKALEGIRDQLYDAEAILNDASREISSYMGSMEFDEEVFRMTESRLDQIHDLQRKYGNTTQLMLENLEKKKSRLEELENYDDYREKTEKELKESQDRLEERCAELSEIRKTASRHLVEKIKNGLMDLNFLDVQFDMEFDRLPHFTASGYDEAQFLISTNPGQPVRPLMEVASGGELSRIMLAIKTVLADSDDIPTLIFDEIDTGISGRTAQKVSEKLSYIAKSHQVICITHLPQIAAMADTHFEICKAASEGSTATSIRRLDREQTVEELARLLGGAKITDAVIQNAREMKELADKTK; encoded by the coding sequence ATGCTTCTTGAACTCCATGTGAAAAATCTGGCCCTTATTGAGAAGGCAGATGTAGAATTTGGAGAAGGACTGAATATACTCACCGGTGAGACTGGTGCAGGTAAATCGATCATTATTGGTTCCGTCACCATGGCATTAGGGGGAAAAGCGTCAAAGGATGTAATACGCTGTGGGGCGGACCATGCATATATTGAGCTGATCTTTTCCGTTGACAGTAAGGAAAAGAAAAAGGCGTTAATGCAGCTTGGAACAGAGCCGACAGAAGAGGGAATGGTGATTATTTCCAGAAAGATCATGCCTTCCCGCAGTGTCAGCCGTATTAACGATGAGACAGTGACCATGGCAAGACTCCGCCAGATCACAGGTCTTTTATTAGATATCCATGGTCAGCATGAGCATCAGTCTCTGCTGTATAAGTCAAAACATCTTGAGATCCTGGATGCCTATGTCAAGGCACAGACCCAGCCGGTGAAAAGGAAAATTGAAGAGGAATATAAGAATTACTGCAGGTTAAAGGAACGTCTTTTATCCTTTAAAACAGATGAGGATGCCAGACTGCGGGAGATGGATTTTCTGCGCTTTGAGATCCAGGAGATTGAAAACGGAGAGGTAAAAGAGGGGGAAGAGGAAGATCTGACCTTAAAATACCGGCGTTTTGCACATGCAAGAAGGATCGCAGAGGAACTGGAAAATGCCAGAGAGCTGCTGCAGCGTGATTTTGCGGCTCAGGCACTGCGCTCTGTAGAACAGGCGGCTGAGTACGATAAAGCATTAGAGGGGATACGGGACCAGCTTTATGATGCAGAAGCCATTTTAAATGATGCTTCCAGGGAGATTTCATCTTATATGGGTTCTATGGAATTTGATGAAGAGGTATTCAGGATGACAGAAAGCCGTCTGGATCAGATCCATGATCTTCAGAGAAAGTATGGAAATACCACGCAGTTAATGCTTGAAAATCTGGAAAAGAAGAAAAGCAGACTGGAAGAGCTGGAAAATTATGACGATTACAGGGAAAAAACGGAAAAAGAGTTAAAAGAATCCCAGGATCGTCTGGAAGAACGCTGCGCAGAATTATCAGAGATACGTAAAACTGCATCCAGACATCTGGTTGAAAAGATCAAAAATGGATTGATGGACCTGAATTTTCTGGATGTACAGTTTGATATGGAATTTGACCGGCTGCCTCATTTTACAGCATCCGGTTATGATGAAGCCCAGTTTCTGATCTCTACCAATCCGGGACAGCCGGTGCGCCCACTTATGGAAGTGGCCTCCGGGGGTGAATTATCCCGTATCATGCTGGCAATCAAAACGGTTCTGGCAGATTCAGATGATATCCCGACGCTTATTTTTGATGAGATCGATACAGGTATCAGCGGAAGAACAGCCCAGAAGGTTTCTGAGAAGCTTTCTTATATTGCAAAAAGCCATCAGGTGATCTGTATCACACATCTGCCTCAGATCGCGGCAATGGCAGATACTCATTTTGAGATCTGTAAAGCAGCCAGTGAAGGAAGTACAGCTACTTCGATCAGGCGCCTTGACAGGGAGCAGACAGTAGAGGAACTGGCAAGACTTCTTGGAGGAGCCAAGATCACAGATGCTGTTATCCAGAATGCCCGCGAAATGAAGGAACTGGCAGATAAAACAAAATGA
- a CDS encoding NAD(+)/NADH kinase: MKYFYVISNLSKDYVLDVQDEVQNCLEKRGAVCRFMTGHERMKNGRHTPSEYVPEDTQCIITIGGDGTLIQAARDLAGRNIPMLGVNRGHLGFLNQVDRTEDIDAAMDALVNDRFRLERRMMLRGTVFHEGKPVFQDIALNEIVATSAEHLRVLRYDLAVNDEYLNEYAADGVMVATPTGSTAYNLSAGGPVMAPAGRMMAVTPVCSHTLNARSIVLSEQDRVKIGILGKGLVTFDGDTSQKTGAGDYLIVERSHTETVMVKLKQISFMQNLSNYLGNV; the protein is encoded by the coding sequence ATGAAATATTTCTATGTAATATCCAATTTAAGCAAAGATTATGTACTGGATGTTCAGGATGAGGTTCAGAACTGTCTGGAAAAAAGAGGGGCAGTATGCCGTTTTATGACCGGTCATGAACGCATGAAAAATGGCAGACATACTCCCAGTGAATATGTGCCGGAAGATACCCAGTGCATCATTACCATTGGCGGTGACGGGACACTGATCCAGGCTGCCAGAGACCTGGCAGGGCGAAATATACCTATGCTGGGAGTCAACAGGGGACATCTGGGCTTTTTAAACCAGGTAGACCGCACAGAAGATATTGACGCAGCCATGGATGCTCTTGTAAATGACCGTTTCCGCTTAGAGCGCCGCATGATGCTGCGGGGAACTGTATTTCATGAGGGAAAACCGGTATTTCAGGACATTGCCTTAAATGAGATTGTAGCTACCAGTGCAGAGCATCTGAGGGTTCTGCGCTATGATCTGGCTGTAAATGATGAATATTTGAATGAATATGCAGCAGACGGAGTAATGGTGGCAACCCCTACCGGCTCTACTGCCTATAATCTTTCAGCCGGAGGTCCTGTTATGGCCCCGGCGGGGCGTATGATGGCGGTAACACCTGTGTGTTCCCATACATTAAATGCCAGAAGCATTGTCCTTTCTGAGCAGGACCGTGTAAAGATAGGTATTTTAGGAAAAGGACTGGTCACTTTTGATGGTGACACTTCCCAGAAAACAGGTGCGGGGGACTATCTGATCGTAGAACGTTCGCACACGGAAACAGTAATGGTAAAATTAAAACAGATTTCTTTTATGCAGAATCTGAGCAATTATCTGGGAAATGTTTAA
- a CDS encoding HD family phosphohydrolase: MEMPEANEYISDPEYMECVSDILDHPVFQSMDQYIQHGTTTCKCHCIQVSYLAYTWCKRFGGNWRSAARAGLLHDLFLYDWHTHARETGDHFHGFTHPRTAMENAKQYFELTEEEKDAILRHMWPLTPVPPSTRAGYAVTFADKMCCVEETKATVRRLAAVPGHILFAQAAERGKF, encoded by the coding sequence ATGGAAATGCCGGAAGCAAATGAATATATAAGTGATCCGGAGTACATGGAGTGTGTGTCAGATATATTGGACCATCCTGTATTCCAGTCCATGGATCAGTACATACAGCATGGTACTACAACCTGTAAATGTCATTGCATACAGGTATCATATCTGGCCTATACATGGTGTAAGAGATTTGGAGGAAACTGGAGGAGCGCTGCAAGAGCAGGGCTTCTCCATGATCTTTTTTTATACGACTGGCATACACATGCCAGGGAGACAGGAGATCATTTCCATGGTTTTACCCATCCGCGTACTGCCATGGAAAATGCAAAGCAGTATTTTGAACTGACAGAAGAAGAAAAGGATGCGATCCTGCGTCATATGTGGCCGCTGACACCGGTTCCGCCGTCAACGAGAGCGGGGTATGCGGTCACTTTTGCCGATAAAATGTGCTGTGTGGAGGAGACAAAAGCCACTGTAAGGCGGCTGGCAGCTGTGCCGGGGCATATTTTATTTGCACAGGCGGCAGAAAGGGGAAAATTTTAA
- a CDS encoding putative ABC transporter permease, producing MSIFNYVNWFFMYSFLGYLLECIVLTIEYKKPVVDRGFGHGPFCIIYGFGAVGACLLLSPLSDHPVELYTASMTMATTMELITANVMIRLFGSFWWDYSHKPFNYRGIICLESSLAWGLLGLFFFYYLDGWVRTAVGYIPGRISAVMAVALTLFYLCDFFWCIRMRLGVPEGGEDEECEETVGRLKVY from the coding sequence ATGAGTATTTTTAATTATGTAAACTGGTTTTTTATGTACAGCTTTCTGGGATATCTTCTGGAATGTATTGTACTCACAATCGAATATAAGAAGCCTGTGGTGGACCGTGGTTTTGGCCATGGCCCCTTTTGTATCATATACGGCTTCGGCGCAGTAGGCGCATGCCTGCTGTTGAGCCCGTTATCAGATCATCCGGTAGAACTGTATACAGCATCTATGACTATGGCAACTACCATGGAGCTGATCACAGCCAATGTGATGATCCGCCTGTTTGGAAGCTTCTGGTGGGATTACAGCCACAAGCCATTTAACTACAGGGGCATCATCTGTCTGGAGAGCAGTCTTGCATGGGGACTTTTAGGCCTGTTTTTCTTTTATTATCTGGACGGCTGGGTCCGCACTGCAGTAGGTTATATTCCGGGCCGGATCAGCGCAGTGATGGCAGTTGCCCTTACTTTATTCTATCTCTGTGACTTTTTTTGGTGCATCCGTATGCGTCTTGGTGTGCCGGAAGGCGGAGAAGATGAAGAATGCGAAGAGACAGTAGGAAGACTAAAGGTAT
- the spo0A gene encoding sporulation transcription factor Spo0A, with protein MENVNVVIVDDNPMILNTLDEMISSEAGLSVIGRADNGKDAIDMIKDTEPDVVLLDLVMPRVDGITVVENIKKKTSMFKNPAFIILSAVGGEQMTEESFKAGANYFIMKPFDRDILVNKIRRIGKRPSRPVMGKVLEAPQKASTPEEEKYNKEEYLKEHLETDITKMLHELGIPAHIKGYQYLRDAITMVVKDREMMEAVTKILYPEIAKKNLTSSSRVERAIRHAIEVAWGRGSLEVIDELFGYTISTGKGKPTNSEFIALIADKICLDYKKIGVDLSA; from the coding sequence ATGGAAAATGTAAATGTTGTGATCGTAGATGATAACCCTATGATATTAAACACGCTAGATGAAATGATAAGTTCTGAAGCCGGACTTTCAGTGATCGGCAGGGCAGATAATGGAAAAGATGCCATTGACATGATAAAAGATACCGAACCTGACGTGGTTTTACTGGATCTGGTCATGCCGAGAGTAGATGGTATTACTGTGGTTGAAAACATCAAGAAGAAAACGTCTATGTTTAAAAATCCGGCATTTATCATTTTAAGTGCTGTAGGCGGGGAACAGATGACAGAGGAATCCTTTAAGGCAGGTGCCAATTATTTCATTATGAAGCCTTTCGACAGGGATATTCTGGTAAATAAGATCCGCCGCATTGGAAAACGCCCGTCCCGCCCGGTTATGGGAAAGGTGTTAGAGGCGCCACAGAAAGCATCTACACCGGAAGAGGAAAAATATAACAAGGAAGAGTACTTAAAAGAGCATTTGGAGACAGATATTACCAAAATGCTCCATGAATTAGGTATACCGGCACACATAAAAGGTTATCAGTATCTGCGGGATGCCATCACTATGGTAGTAAAAGACCGGGAAATGATGGAAGCTGTGACCAAGATCCTGTATCCTGAGATCGCAAAGAAAAATCTCACCAGCTCCAGTCGCGTAGAGCGGGCTATCCGTCATGCGATCGAGGTTGCCTGGGGCAGAGGAAGCCTGGAAGTGATCGATGAGCTGTTCGGATATACCATCAGTACGGGAAAGGGAAAGCCGACAAATTCAGAATTTATTGCCCTGATCGCCGATAAGATATGTCTGGATTATAAAAAGATAGGTGTGGACCTAAGCGCGTAA
- a CDS encoding divergent PAP2 family protein — MLGNQVLVSAVVGWTVAQVLKTLIDFALNKSFNAERLVGSGGMPSSHSATVCGLTTAAGLKYGAGSFEFAISFILSMVVMYDAVGVRQETGKQARLLNSILLENPLKLSGEVLQQKLKEYVGHTPIQVFAGAVLGIILALVINNYY; from the coding sequence ATGCTGGGAAATCAGGTTCTGGTCAGCGCTGTAGTGGGCTGGACCGTAGCACAGGTATTAAAGACCCTGATCGACTTTGCTTTAAATAAAAGTTTCAATGCAGAACGTCTGGTAGGTTCCGGCGGTATGCCAAGTTCTCATTCAGCTACTGTTTGCGGACTGACAACTGCAGCGGGGTTAAAATATGGTGCCGGTTCTTTTGAATTTGCCATATCCTTTATACTGTCCATGGTAGTCATGTATGATGCAGTAGGCGTAAGACAGGAAACAGGAAAACAGGCCAGACTGTTAAATTCCATTCTCCTTGAAAATCCTCTGAAATTAAGCGGTGAGGTGCTTCAGCAGAAGTTAAAGGAATATGTGGGCCATACACCGATCCAGGTGTTTGCAGGAGCTGTTCTGGGGATCATTTTAGCACTTGTTATAAATAACTATTATTAA
- the glgA gene encoding glycogen synthase GlgA, which yields MKRILFAASEAVPFIKTGGLADVVGSLPKCFDKRYFDVRVIIPKYLCIKQEWRDKMQYVDHFYMDYLGQSRYVGILQYVHEGITFYFIDNESYFNGPKPYGDWYWDLEKFCFFCRAALSALPVIGFQPDIVHCHDWQTGLIPVLLKDSFHGGDFYRNMKSVITIHNLKFQGVWDVKTIQRFTELPDYYFTPDKLEAYKDGNLLKGGIVYADAITTVSNTYAEEIKMPFYGEGLDGLMRARANSLRGIVNGIDYDEFNPETDRYIVQPYTAKNFRKEKVKNKKALQQQLGLPVDEKKFMVGIVSRLTDQKGLDLVQGVMDELCSDDMQLVVLGTGDERYENMFRHYDWKYHDRVSAQIYYSEEMSHRIYAGCDAFLMPSLFEPCGLSQLMALRYGTVPIVRETGGLRDTVQPYNEFESTGTGFSFANYNAHEMLGSVRYAKYIYYNKRREWNKIIDRDMAADFSWGTSAARYQELYDWLIG from the coding sequence ATGAAAAGGATTTTATTTGCAGCATCTGAAGCAGTACCATTTATAAAAACAGGGGGATTGGCAGATGTAGTTGGCTCACTTCCAAAGTGTTTCGACAAGAGATACTTTGATGTAAGAGTTATTATTCCAAAGTACCTGTGCATTAAGCAGGAATGGCGGGACAAGATGCAGTATGTGGACCATTTCTATATGGACTACTTAGGACAGAGCCGTTATGTAGGTATCCTGCAGTATGTACATGAGGGGATTACATTTTACTTTATTGATAACGAAAGCTATTTTAACGGACCCAAACCATATGGGGACTGGTATTGGGATCTGGAGAAATTCTGTTTCTTTTGCAGGGCAGCGCTTTCTGCACTGCCGGTGATCGGATTCCAGCCGGATATAGTACACTGTCATGACTGGCAGACTGGTCTGATCCCGGTTCTGTTAAAGGACAGCTTCCATGGCGGGGATTTTTACCGCAATATGAAATCTGTCATTACCATCCATAACCTGAAATTTCAGGGCGTATGGGATGTAAAGACCATTCAGAGATTTACCGAACTGCCGGATTATTATTTCACACCGGATAAGCTGGAGGCATATAAAGACGGCAATCTGTTAAAGGGCGGTATCGTTTATGCAGATGCGATCACTACTGTAAGCAACACCTACGCAGAGGAGATCAAGATGCCATTTTATGGCGAAGGTCTGGATGGACTGATGCGTGCAAGGGCAAACAGCCTGCGGGGTATTGTAAATGGCATTGATTATGATGAGTTTAACCCGGAAACAGACCGTTATATTGTACAGCCGTATACAGCAAAGAATTTCCGCAAGGAAAAGGTGAAAAATAAGAAAGCCCTTCAGCAGCAGTTAGGACTTCCTGTAGATGAGAAGAAGTTCATGGTAGGCATTGTTTCCCGTCTTACCGACCAGAAGGGACTTGACCTGGTACAGGGCGTTATGGATGAGCTTTGCAGCGATGATATGCAGCTGGTAGTATTAGGAACCGGCGATGAACGTTATGAGAATATGTTCCGCCATTATGACTGGAAATACCATGACCGTGTATCTGCCCAGATCTACTATTCTGAGGAAATGTCTCATCGCATTTATGCAGGTTGTGATGCATTCCTGATGCCGTCCTTATTTGAACCATGTGGTTTAAGCCAGCTGATGGCCCTGCGTTACGGTACAGTGCCTATTGTCAGGGAGACAGGCGGTTTAAGAGATACCGTACAGCCGTATAATGAATTTGAAAGCACAGGAACAGGCTTCTCTTTTGCAAACTATAATGCACATGAGATGCTTGGAAGCGTGCGCTATGCAAAATATATTTACTACAACAAACGCCGTGAGTGGAATAAGATCATAGACCGTGATATGGCAGCTGATTTCTCCTGGGGAACTTCTGCAGCCAGGTATCAGGAACTTTATGACTGGCTCATCGGCTAA
- the argR gene encoding arginine repressor yields the protein MKLERHSKIVELIGKYEIETQEELAEKLTQAGFNVTQATVSRDIRELKLTKIPGENGRQRYMVLESPRGTSASKYIRILKDGFVSMDMAQNILVIKTVSGMAMAVAAALDAIKFHEVVGCIAGDDTIMCAVRSVDDTIIVMEKIKKMVED from the coding sequence ATGAAATTGGAACGTCACAGCAAGATCGTAGAGCTGATCGGAAAATATGAAATAGAAACGCAGGAGGAGCTGGCTGAGAAGCTGACCCAGGCTGGCTTTAATGTAACCCAGGCAACTGTATCCAGGGATATCCGGGAATTAAAGCTGACAAAAATCCCAGGTGAAAACGGACGTCAGCGTTATATGGTCCTTGAAAGCCCAAGAGGGACTTCTGCTTCCAAATATATCCGTATTTTAAAAGACGGTTTTGTGTCTATGGACATGGCACAGAATATCCTTGTGATCAAAACAGTTTCCGGCATGGCCATGGCAGTGGCTGCTGCTTTAGATGCGATCAAATTTCATGAAGTAGTAGGATGTATTGCAGGAGATGACACGATCATGTGTGCAGTCCGCAGTGTGGATGATACCATTATCGTAATGGAAAAAATCAAAAAGATGGTAGAAGATTAA